One Candidatus Hydrogenedentota bacterium DNA segment encodes these proteins:
- the hypD gene encoding hydrogenase formation protein HypD, translating into MKYMDEYRDRDAILRLAEAIRRTVTRPHAIMEICGGQTHAIVRFGLDQLLPDEVTLVHGPGCPVCVTPVEMIDKAIALAAMPDVILCTFGDMMRVPGSEHDLLGIKARGGDVRFVYSPLDAVKVAEENPGRQVVFFGIGFETTAPANALAVKTAAARQLRNFSMLVSLVLVPPAMEAILSAERCAVNGFLGPGHVCTIMGSEEYEPIARKYRVPIVISGFEPLDLLLGIHMCVKQLEAGRCDVENQYARSVARAGNAAARALLQEVFEISPQQWRGLGPIPASGMRLSEAYRDFDAEGRFELAGVVARESEECISGEILQGLKKPCDCPAFGTRCTPDRPLGAPMVSSEGACSAYHRYRPALAPAQTGECA; encoded by the coding sequence ATGAAGTACATGGACGAATACCGCGACCGCGATGCGATCCTGCGTCTCGCCGAGGCGATCCGACGGACCGTGACCCGGCCGCACGCGATCATGGAGATCTGCGGCGGCCAGACCCATGCCATCGTCCGCTTCGGGCTGGATCAGCTGCTGCCGGACGAAGTCACGCTGGTGCACGGGCCGGGGTGCCCGGTTTGCGTTACGCCGGTCGAGATGATCGACAAGGCGATCGCGCTCGCCGCCATGCCCGATGTGATCCTGTGCACCTTTGGCGACATGATGCGGGTGCCGGGCTCCGAGCACGACCTCCTGGGCATCAAGGCGCGCGGCGGCGACGTGCGGTTCGTGTATTCGCCGCTGGACGCGGTGAAGGTGGCGGAGGAAAACCCGGGCAGGCAGGTGGTGTTCTTCGGCATTGGCTTCGAGACGACGGCGCCGGCGAACGCGCTGGCGGTGAAAACGGCCGCCGCGCGACAGCTCCGGAATTTTTCCATGCTCGTGTCGCTCGTGCTCGTACCGCCGGCCATGGAGGCGATCCTGTCGGCGGAGCGTTGCGCGGTCAACGGCTTCCTCGGGCCGGGGCACGTCTGCACGATCATGGGCAGCGAGGAATACGAGCCCATCGCGCGGAAATACCGCGTGCCCATCGTGATCAGCGGCTTCGAACCGCTGGACCTGCTCCTGGGCATTCACATGTGCGTGAAGCAACTGGAAGCGGGCCGATGTGACGTGGAGAACCAGTACGCGCGGTCGGTGGCGCGGGCGGGCAATGCGGCCGCGCGCGCGCTGCTCCAGGAGGTTTTCGAGATCAGCCCGCAACAATGGCGCGGCCTGGGCCCGATTCCCGCCAGCGGAATGCGCCTGTCGGAGGCGTACCGCGATTTCGACGCGGAGGGGCGCTTTGAACTGGCGGGCGTGGTCGCGCGCGAGTCCGAGGAGTGTATCAGCGGGGAAATCCTGCAGGGGCTGAAGAAGCCGTGTGACTGCCCGGCCTTCGGGACGCGCTGCACGCCGGATCGCCCGCTGGGCGCCCCGATGGTGTCGAGCGAAGGGGCCTGCTCGGCCTACCACCGCTACCGCCCGGCCCTCGCGCCGGCCCAGACGGGAGAATGCGCATGA
- the hypE gene encoding hydrogenase expression/formation protein HypE, translating to MNGKPAPAIACPLPLPDQGHITLAHGGGGTRMHDLLERVFLKRFRNELGDGQTDAATIAVGEGRLAFTTDSFVVDPPFFPGGDIGSLAVHGTVNDLAMAGAEPRYLSAAFILEEGFELARLEQVADSMQAAALAAGVQIVTGDTKVIERQRGGGIYINTAGIGVVRPGVALGPGAIQSGDRVIINGDLGRHGMAIMTMRAGFDVDTPIESDSAALWPEVKALLDAGIAVHCLRDLTRGGLASALNELSASSGRAIHIAEDRVPVLPAVRGVCEILGFDPLHVANEGRFAAIVAPEDAARAVAILSALHPDAPAADIGAVTDAAERRVTLESVIGVTRVLDMLSGEQLPRIC from the coding sequence ATGAACGGCAAGCCCGCGCCCGCGATCGCGTGTCCCCTGCCACTTCCCGACCAGGGACACATCACCCTGGCGCACGGCGGCGGCGGCACGCGCATGCACGACCTGCTGGAGCGCGTGTTCCTGAAGCGGTTCCGGAACGAACTGGGCGACGGCCAGACCGACGCCGCCACGATCGCCGTGGGCGAAGGCCGGTTGGCCTTTACGACGGATTCCTTCGTGGTCGATCCCCCCTTCTTTCCCGGGGGCGATATCGGATCGCTCGCAGTGCACGGCACGGTCAACGATCTGGCGATGGCCGGCGCGGAGCCGCGCTACCTGTCCGCCGCGTTCATTCTGGAGGAGGGCTTCGAACTGGCGCGGCTGGAGCAGGTGGCGGATTCGATGCAGGCGGCGGCGCTCGCGGCCGGGGTCCAGATCGTGACGGGGGACACCAAGGTCATCGAGCGGCAGCGCGGCGGCGGCATCTACATCAACACGGCGGGCATCGGCGTGGTTCGGCCTGGCGTGGCGCTGGGTCCGGGCGCCATTCAGTCGGGAGACCGCGTGATCATCAACGGCGATCTCGGCCGGCATGGCATGGCGATCATGACCATGCGCGCGGGCTTCGACGTGGATACACCCATCGAAAGCGATTCGGCGGCGCTGTGGCCCGAGGTGAAGGCCCTGCTCGACGCGGGCATCGCGGTGCATTGCCTGCGCGACCTGACCCGGGGCGGCCTCGCAAGCGCGCTGAACGAACTCAGCGCGTCGTCCGGGCGGGCGATACACATTGCCGAGGACCGGGTCCCGGTGTTGCCCGCCGTGCGCGGGGTCTGCGAGATTCTCGGCTTCGATCCGCTGCACGTGGCGAATGAGGGGCGCTTCGCGGCGATCGTGGCGCCGGAGGATGCGGCGCGGGCGGTGGCGATTTTAAGTGCGCTGCACCCGGACGCGCCCGCGGCGGACATCGGCGCGGTGACGGACGCGGCGGAGCGGCGGGTGACGTTGGAAAGTGTGATCGGGGTGACGCGGGTGCTGGATATGCTGAGCGGGGAGCAGTTGCCCCGGATTTGTTGA
- a CDS encoding HAD-IIB family hydrolase: MYIQLISIHGLIRGERIEMGRDSDTGGQVRYVIDLARTLGEMDGVSQVDLFTRRIRDKRVESDYGEEIEKLGPRTRIVRLPCGGPRYIRKERLWPYLDDFADAMITFTRKEGKLPTLVHGHYADAGYIANAVSSAFGVPFVFTGHSLGRDKKSYLESQGMPEEHINREYNMHLRIDAEEKALSSADLVVTSTRHERDVQYKRYYNGKDPRFAVIPPGTALERFFPYYEYEVAPDNIQERWKQARMRMQAELDRFHYNNDRPVILALCRPDKRKNINALVEAYGQDKELQALANLAIFAGIRRSITDLPDAEQAVLTDMLLMMDRYDLYGKMAVPKKHESEIDVPEMYRLAAAKRGVFVNCAFVEPFGLTYIEAAACGLPFVGTENGGPQDIVENCECGILVDVNKPAEIGKAIKAILTDRDRWQRFSDNGVNRVRQHYSWQKHCLDYLKAVGEIVNATPKSTIFLKYGNDAPGRRLADVEALLLTDIDNTLLGDDESMQRLLALLKDHRGRIGFGVASGRYKDMVLDVLEEHGIDELDVIISSVGAEIYYGRDLVPDKGWASHLRSKWRPDRVRDALDKLPFLTIQTDENTQREFKVSYDLDKDTPADEALPRIHDALGRCGVPHTVIFSHGVYVDVLPLRASKGKAVRYLSNKWNIPIERIATAGDSGNDADMLKGRTSGIAVGNYAEELEPLRRDTSRIYFAKAEYAAGIIEGLRHYGLLPRE; the protein is encoded by the coding sequence ATGTATATCCAGCTTATCAGCATTCACGGCCTCATACGGGGCGAGCGGATCGAAATGGGCCGCGACTCCGACACCGGAGGACAGGTCCGCTATGTGATCGATCTCGCCCGAACCCTCGGCGAGATGGACGGCGTCAGCCAGGTCGACCTGTTCACGCGGCGCATCCGCGACAAGCGCGTCGAGTCCGATTACGGCGAAGAGATCGAAAAACTCGGTCCCAGAACGCGCATCGTGCGCCTGCCCTGCGGCGGCCCGCGATACATCCGCAAGGAGCGCCTCTGGCCCTACCTCGACGACTTCGCGGACGCCATGATCACCTTCACGCGCAAGGAGGGCAAACTACCCACGCTCGTCCACGGGCACTACGCCGACGCCGGCTACATCGCCAACGCGGTATCCTCCGCCTTCGGCGTGCCTTTCGTGTTCACCGGCCACTCGCTCGGCCGCGACAAAAAATCCTATCTCGAATCCCAGGGCATGCCCGAGGAACACATCAACCGCGAATACAACATGCACCTCCGCATCGACGCCGAGGAAAAGGCCCTTTCCAGCGCCGACCTCGTCGTCACCAGCACCCGCCACGAGCGGGACGTGCAGTACAAGCGCTACTACAACGGCAAGGACCCACGCTTCGCCGTCATCCCGCCGGGAACCGCACTGGAGCGTTTCTTCCCCTACTACGAATACGAAGTGGCCCCCGACAACATCCAGGAACGCTGGAAACAGGCCCGGATGCGCATGCAGGCCGAGCTCGACCGATTCCACTACAACAACGACCGGCCCGTCATCCTCGCACTCTGCCGCCCCGACAAACGCAAGAACATCAACGCCCTCGTCGAGGCCTACGGGCAGGACAAGGAACTCCAGGCCCTCGCCAACCTCGCCATCTTCGCGGGCATCCGCCGCTCCATCACCGACCTCCCCGACGCCGAACAGGCCGTCCTCACCGACATGCTCCTCATGATGGACCGCTACGACCTCTACGGCAAGATGGCCGTGCCCAAAAAGCACGAATCCGAAATCGACGTGCCCGAAATGTACCGCCTCGCCGCGGCCAAGCGCGGCGTCTTCGTTAACTGCGCCTTCGTCGAGCCCTTCGGCCTCACCTACATCGAGGCCGCCGCCTGTGGACTGCCCTTCGTCGGCACCGAAAACGGCGGCCCCCAGGACATCGTCGAAAACTGCGAATGCGGCATCCTTGTCGACGTGAACAAGCCCGCCGAAATCGGCAAGGCCATCAAGGCCATCCTCACCGACCGCGATCGCTGGCAGCGCTTCAGCGACAACGGCGTGAACCGCGTCCGCCAGCACTATTCCTGGCAAAAACACTGCCTGGACTACCTCAAAGCCGTCGGAGAAATCGTCAACGCCACCCCAAAGAGCACCATCTTCCTGAAGTACGGCAACGACGCCCCCGGACGGCGGCTCGCCGACGTCGAAGCGCTTCTCCTCACCGACATCGACAACACCCTCCTCGGCGACGACGAATCCATGCAGCGCCTGCTCGCCCTGCTCAAGGATCACAGGGGCCGCATCGGCTTCGGCGTGGCCTCCGGGCGCTACAAGGACATGGTCCTCGACGTCCTGGAAGAGCACGGTATCGACGAGCTCGATGTCATAATTTCCTCCGTCGGCGCGGAAATCTACTACGGCCGCGACCTCGTGCCCGACAAGGGCTGGGCGAGCCACCTCCGCAGCAAGTGGCGCCCGGACCGCGTGCGCGACGCCCTCGACAAGCTGCCCTTCCTCACCATCCAGACCGACGAGAACACCCAGCGCGAATTCAAGGTCAGCTACGACCTTGACAAGGACACCCCTGCGGATGAAGCGTTACCCCGCATACACGACGCCCTGGGACGTTGCGGCGTGCCCCACACCGTGATCTTCTCCCACGGCGTCTACGTCGATGTACTCCCATTGCGGGCCTCGAAGGGCAAGGCCGTCCGCTACCTCTCCAACAAATGGAACATACCCATAGAGCGCATCGCAACCGCCGGCGACTCCGGCAACGACGCCGACATGCTCAAAGGCCGCACCAGCGGCATCGCCGTCGGCAACTACGCCGAAGAACTCGAACCCCTCCGCCGCGACACCAGCCGCATCTACTTCGCAAAAGCCGAATACGCCGCCGGCATCATCGAAGGCCTCCGCCACTACGGCCTCCTCCCCCGAGAATAG
- a CDS encoding Gfo/Idh/MocA family oxidoreductase: MMDQPITWGILGTGDIARQMAEDLRLVPGAELRAVASRTQDRADAFADTHEIPVRYGDYETLVRDAAIDVVYIATPHPRHCADTLLCLEHGKHVLCEKPLAMNAPQAARMVDAARKHGRFLMEALWTAFFPAIRQVREALASGAIGNVRLVVADFSYRAAAGPESRLFNLELGGGALLDIGIYTVALADMVYGQEPERIQASWSPAETGVDESAAMILDFGGGRRALLSTSLRHDAPQEALIAGENGVIRIPHRFSQPDAWSLDTGGGPATTTFERTGYGYHLEASEVTECVRQGRFESPIVPHAMSLRIARTLDRIRQQWGLRYPADETDH; encoded by the coding sequence ATGATGGACCAACCAATCACATGGGGAATCCTGGGAACGGGCGATATCGCCCGGCAGATGGCGGAGGATCTGCGCCTCGTACCTGGAGCCGAGTTGCGCGCGGTGGCATCGCGCACCCAGGACCGCGCCGACGCCTTCGCCGACACGCATGAGATACCCGTCCGCTATGGCGACTACGAAACGCTCGTGCGCGACGCCGCCATCGATGTCGTCTATATCGCAACACCGCACCCCAGGCATTGCGCCGACACCCTCCTCTGCCTGGAGCACGGCAAGCACGTCCTCTGCGAAAAGCCCCTCGCCATGAACGCCCCCCAAGCCGCCCGCATGGTGGACGCCGCCCGAAAACACGGCCGCTTTCTCATGGAAGCCCTCTGGACCGCATTCTTCCCCGCGATCCGGCAAGTCCGCGAGGCCCTGGCCTCCGGCGCCATCGGAAACGTGCGCCTCGTCGTCGCCGATTTCTCCTACAGGGCGGCGGCCGGCCCCGAAAGCCGCCTCTTCAACCTCGAACTCGGCGGCGGAGCCCTCCTCGATATCGGCATCTACACCGTCGCGCTGGCCGACATGGTCTATGGACAAGAGCCCGAACGGATCCAGGCGTCCTGGTCGCCCGCGGAAACCGGGGTGGACGAGTCCGCCGCGATGATTCTCGATTTCGGCGGCGGGCGCCGCGCCCTCTTGAGCACCTCCCTCCGCCACGATGCGCCCCAGGAAGCGCTCATCGCGGGGGAAAACGGCGTGATTCGCATCCCCCACCGCTTCTCGCAGCCGGATGCCTGGTCCCTGGACACCGGCGGCGGCCCCGCGACCACAACCTTCGAACGCACCGGATACGGCTACCACCTGGAAGCGAGCGAAGTCACGGAATGCGTGCGGCAGGGCCGCTTCGAAAGCCCGATCGTCCCGCACGCGATGAGCCTGCGCATCGCCCGAACGCTGGACCGAATCCGCCAGCAATGGGGCCTCCGCTATCCCGCGGACGAAACGGATCACTAA
- a CDS encoding DUF1080 domain-containing protein, with the protein MKIRYAFILTLLPGLVLASCAPAPKPATPEQPAAATPAPEPAEPQAPPEEAAPAPMPEQAEAEPAPQAEAAPETEAAPEAEWVSLFDGETLNGWTQRGAATWQVVDGVMTGTSPGGQGHIYADPILKDLEVKGKFRISDQGGGANSGLYFRANPPEDNIDGYPRGYEAQICHNQDAYTGWLWKPGAPTGEATKLLTKDDEWFDMRVKAVGPLLQIWVNEELVMTYDDAEYTEGHFAIQCHNEGMTIEAKDLFYRDLGGS; encoded by the coding sequence ATGAAAATCCGATATGCCTTCATATTGACCCTGTTGCCCGGACTCGTCCTGGCATCCTGCGCGCCCGCGCCAAAACCCGCGACGCCGGAACAGCCCGCCGCCGCAACGCCTGCGCCTGAACCCGCGGAACCGCAAGCGCCCCCCGAAGAAGCGGCCCCGGCCCCGATGCCGGAGCAAGCCGAAGCGGAACCCGCGCCCCAGGCCGAAGCCGCACCCGAGACCGAAGCCGCCCCGGAGGCCGAATGGGTTTCCCTTTTCGACGGCGAAACCCTCAACGGCTGGACCCAGCGCGGCGCCGCAACCTGGCAGGTCGTCGACGGCGTCATGACCGGGACCTCCCCCGGCGGCCAGGGCCATATCTACGCCGATCCCATCCTGAAGGATCTGGAGGTCAAGGGCAAGTTCCGCATTAGCGACCAGGGCGGCGGCGCAAACAGCGGCCTCTACTTCCGCGCCAATCCCCCGGAAGACAATATCGACGGCTACCCCCGCGGCTACGAGGCCCAGATCTGCCACAACCAGGACGCCTACACCGGCTGGCTCTGGAAGCCCGGCGCCCCCACGGGCGAGGCCACAAAGCTCCTGACCAAAGACGACGAATGGTTCGACATGCGGGTCAAGGCCGTCGGCCCGCTCCTCCAGATCTGGGTCAACGAAGAACTCGTGATGACCTACGACGACGCCGAGTACACCGAGGGCCACTTCGCCATTCAATGCCACAACGAAGGCATGACCATCGAGGCGAAGGACCTCTTCTACCGCGATCTCGGCGGATCCTGA